The Glycine soja cultivar W05 chromosome 9, ASM419377v2, whole genome shotgun sequence sequence cattaaaccaattgtttgTGACCGCTGCAAGATTCTGCTACGTGTTGATCAAGCTCTATAGTCCAGGTATTCTTTAAAACTTCTGAATAATCTGACgtaatgtgttttggtgctcatttgatattttataaagtttattaaaaattaccaaCACTTGCATGAAATTAAAGACATGTTAGTTCTGTGGTTCGATCATATGCCTAGCTAGAGAAACATAGAATTAAAAGTACAATATtagaaaaaacacattttttttattttatccaaatacttatttattatttatttcttagcAAGGAAACCCATCATAGGTATGTCCAGATAAATTAAACTTTGAACGAACACATCATTAttaggaagtacatataaatagTTGTTTGTGCATAACAAGATAGAGGAGCTTTGGTTATGCCTTGAAGAATCTAAATTGGTAGGGAACATCACTTAGTGCCAAACGCTGGTTCCCATTCTGATCCACAACCATCCCAACATTCTTGCACTCGTGCTTGCATGAAGGGCATACGCTGGGACAATACACTAGTTTATAATTATAAGCACCATCATACTTCTCAATCTTGAACCAATTGCCAATAGTTTCCCTACCAGGGTATCCAACAACACCTCCAGTGGTCACCAACCTATGTCCCTTAGAAACATGAAAATTATCAACCTTCCACACTGTGGAATGGTGAGGACAAGTCACGTTACGATCAGGGAACATGATGTTGAGATCAGTAGCCACACGAATAACGCCTTTTTTAGGGTTAACAGGTATAAACCTAAGTGGCAAGCGATGGTTTATATCCACAACCACGACATCAAGAGGGCATGAGTTACCAATCTTTGAGAGGCCAAGGCCTTGTGGACTTCTACAACTTGTGTAGGGCATGGATATGAGAATGTTGTAATTGACACCTTCCCGGAGAACTTTGCCTGATGTGTCAAGCACTTGCTCAGGTGAAGTTTCAGCCTCTCCAAGTAGTGATTGTGAGCTCAAGGCTAAGAGAATAAGAACCAATGATGCTAACGATGCGGTCTTCATTGTTTTGTATTATTTCTTCGATAAGTAATTTGTGTTTT is a genomic window containing:
- the LOC114425777 gene encoding miraculin-like, which codes for MKTASLASLVLILLALSSQSLLGEAETSPEQVLDTSGKVLREGVNYNILISMPYTSCRSPQGLGLSKIGNSCPLDVVVVDINHRLPLRFIPVNPKKGVIRVATDLNIMFPDRNVTCPHHSTVWKVDNFHVSKGHRLVTTGGVVGYPGRETIGNWFKIEKYDGAYNYKLVYCPSVCPSCKHECKNVGMVVDQNGNQRLALSDVPYQFRFFKA